In Deinococcus psychrotolerans, a genomic segment contains:
- a CDS encoding type IV pilus twitching motility protein PilT, whose amino-acid sequence MTFGPDITDILRIAAEKNASDVILTVGLPPQFKLSGVYTQEDMETLTPADTRKLMYSMMNDKQQRQFEDKRELDFSFALGDQARFRVNAFVQRGSVGGVMRLIPTKIKSVQDLGLPQNVIEVANAPRGLVLVTGPTGSGKSTTLAAMIDYINVNKKLHIMTIEDPIEFMHQHKQSIINQREVGSDTYGFDNALRAVLRQAPDVILVGEMRDYETIKAAVTAAETGHLVMGTLHTNSAPESIDRIVDVFPEEQQEQIRVQLANNLVAVMTQQLIPRLDGGRVLAYELLIANPAVRALIREGKTYQIVSVMQTGSREGMVTMDAYLAGLFRRRIISYDAGLERAVDAKEFARLANDPGGANPNAAPSAGLGNSYNGSTTSPAGRSAAGAGREVAPSYGAPDARTPDARGSDKPFGRR is encoded by the coding sequence ATGACCTTTGGCCCCGATATTACCGACATTCTGCGGATCGCCGCCGAAAAAAACGCTTCCGACGTCATCTTGACGGTGGGTTTGCCGCCGCAGTTCAAGCTTTCGGGGGTCTACACCCAAGAAGATATGGAGACGCTCACCCCCGCCGATACACGCAAGCTGATGTACAGCATGATGAACGACAAGCAGCAGCGCCAATTTGAAGACAAGCGCGAACTCGACTTTTCGTTCGCGCTGGGCGATCAAGCCCGCTTCCGCGTCAATGCCTTCGTGCAGCGCGGCTCGGTGGGCGGCGTGATGCGCCTCATTCCCACCAAAATCAAGAGTGTGCAGGATCTGGGCTTGCCGCAAAACGTCATCGAGGTTGCCAACGCTCCGCGCGGTTTGGTGCTGGTGACGGGCCCCACCGGCTCCGGCAAGTCCACGACGCTGGCGGCCATGATCGATTACATCAACGTCAACAAAAAGCTGCACATCATGACCATCGAAGACCCGATCGAGTTCATGCACCAGCACAAGCAGAGCATCATCAATCAGCGCGAGGTGGGAAGCGATACCTACGGCTTTGACAATGCCCTCAGGGCCGTGCTGCGCCAAGCCCCCGACGTGATTCTGGTCGGCGAAATGCGCGATTACGAAACCATCAAGGCCGCCGTGACCGCCGCTGAAACTGGGCACTTGGTGATGGGAACTTTGCACACCAACTCGGCCCCCGAATCGATTGACCGCATCGTGGACGTGTTTCCCGAAGAGCAGCAAGAGCAGATCCGGGTGCAGCTCGCCAACAACCTGGTCGCGGTGATGACCCAGCAGCTCATTCCGCGCCTTGATGGTGGGCGGGTGCTGGCCTACGAACTCTTGATTGCCAATCCGGCGGTCAGGGCGCTGATCCGCGAAGGCAAGACCTATCAGATCGTCTCGGTGATGCAGACCGGCTCACGGGAAGGCATGGTCACGATGGACGCTTATTTGGCGGGTCTATTTCGCCGCCGCATCATCAGCTACGACGCGGGCCTCGAGCGGGCCGTTGACGCCAAAGAATTTGCCCGCCTCGCCAACGATCCCGGCGGCGCGAACCCCAACGCCGCACCGAGCGCGGGCTTAGGCAACTCGTACAACGGCTCGACCACGTCGCCAGCAGGCCGCAGCGCTGCGGGCGCAGGCCGTGAAGTGGCCCCCAGCTACGGCGCTCCAGACGCCCGCACGCCAGATGCACGCGGCAGCGACAAACCGTTTGGGCGGCGCTAA
- a CDS encoding metallophosphoesterase family protein — MRLAVIADLHANLEATLAVHEDLRRRELSELWVLGDIVGKGPRPREVLQWVQEHASRTVQGNWDARVAGVTNRPQDLWPRSRLSAPELRYLAELPFGIEEQFGGAWWRFVHASSKGVFHRLYPHSSLHEQLEAFAPQPHLGLHEYADALVYADIHETLMLDVEGRPLINCGSVGNPLDSTLPSYLILEFAETGPSYSAQFVRLTYNRDAEIAAAEQSGMPFTREYIAELLTGAYQKRRARGEGTG, encoded by the coding sequence ATGAGACTCGCCGTCATTGCAGATTTGCACGCGAATCTGGAGGCGACCCTCGCCGTTCATGAAGACCTTCGCCGCCGTGAACTTTCCGAACTCTGGGTACTGGGCGACATCGTCGGCAAAGGGCCGCGCCCACGTGAAGTGCTTCAGTGGGTGCAGGAGCACGCCAGCCGCACCGTGCAGGGCAACTGGGACGCGCGGGTGGCCGGCGTCACCAACCGCCCGCAGGATTTGTGGCCGCGCAGCCGTCTGAGCGCTCCAGAGCTGCGCTACCTCGCCGAGTTGCCGTTCGGGATCGAGGAGCAGTTCGGCGGCGCGTGGTGGCGCTTTGTCCACGCCAGCTCCAAAGGGGTCTTTCACCGCCTTTACCCGCACAGCAGCCTCCACGAGCAGCTTGAAGCCTTCGCCCCGCAGCCGCACCTCGGCCTGCACGAGTACGCCGACGCTCTGGTGTACGCCGATATCCACGAAACGCTGATGCTGGACGTAGAGGGCCGCCCGCTGATCAACTGCGGCTCAGTGGGCAACCCCCTAGACAGCACCTTGCCGAGTTACCTGATTTTGGAATTTGCCGAAACTGGCCCGAGTTACAGCGCTCAGTTCGTGCGACTGACCTACAACCGGGACGCTGAAATTGCCGCCGCCGAGCAAAGCGGAATGCCTTTCACCCGCGAGTACATCGCTGAACTCCTGACTGGCGCGTACCAAAAACGCCGGGCACGCGGTGAGGGCACCGGATAA
- a CDS encoding glycerol-3-phosphate dehydrogenase/oxidase — MTQPLPSTRAQHLQTAAQDTTWDVVVIGGGASGLGAAVEAATRGYKTLLLEAYDYAKGTSSRSTKLVHGGVRYLAQGNVSLVREALHERGLLKKNAPHLVHDLGFLIASYTWWSKPFYGIGMKVYDALAGKLNLQPSRLVSKAKALQMAPTLQKAGIKGGVLYFDGQFDDSRLAITLLRTFEDYGGVALNYTPVVGLTKSGSKISGVSFQDSETGKSYAVKAKTVINATGVFVDSVRKMDDAQAKPMLSPSQGVHVVVARQFWPSDSALMVPRTDDGRVLFAVPWHDHVVIGTTDTAVPEVSLEPRALPEEIDFILKTASQYMSPAPTRADVQSVYVGLRPLVKAAQGSDTKAISRDHVIRISESGLLTLTGGKWTTYRRMGEDAVNRAAKLANLPERLTLTPGLRLHGWSEDERADHWKVYGSDADKIQKLEGATTPLHPKLPYMEAEVRWAAQMEQARTVEDVLSRRLRALLLNAQSSIEAAPRVAELLAEELGHDKAWQAAQVEQYRDLAKGYLLPA; from the coding sequence ATGACTCAACCTCTTCCCAGCACCCGCGCCCAGCACCTCCAAACCGCTGCTCAAGACACCACTTGGGACGTTGTGGTCATCGGCGGTGGCGCTTCAGGCCTCGGCGCGGCAGTCGAAGCGGCCACGCGCGGCTACAAGACTTTGCTGCTCGAAGCTTATGACTACGCCAAAGGAACTTCGAGCCGCAGCACCAAACTGGTTCACGGTGGGGTGCGCTATCTGGCGCAGGGCAATGTGTCGCTGGTGCGCGAGGCGCTGCACGAACGCGGCCTGCTCAAGAAAAACGCGCCGCACTTGGTTCACGACCTCGGCTTTTTGATCGCCTCGTATACGTGGTGGTCAAAGCCGTTTTACGGCATCGGCATGAAGGTGTACGACGCGCTGGCGGGCAAGCTCAATTTGCAGCCGAGCCGCTTGGTCAGCAAAGCCAAAGCCTTGCAAATGGCTCCCACTCTGCAAAAAGCCGGTATCAAAGGCGGCGTGTTGTATTTTGACGGCCAATTCGATGATTCGCGCCTCGCCATTACCTTGCTGCGAACTTTTGAAGATTACGGCGGCGTGGCGCTGAATTACACGCCGGTGGTGGGCCTGACCAAATCCGGCAGCAAGATTTCAGGGGTCAGCTTCCAAGATTCCGAAACAGGCAAAAGCTACGCCGTCAAAGCCAAAACGGTGATCAACGCCACTGGGGTTTTTGTAGACAGCGTCCGCAAGATGGACGACGCGCAGGCAAAGCCCATGCTGTCACCGAGTCAGGGCGTCCACGTGGTGGTGGCCCGCCAATTCTGGCCGAGCGACAGCGCCCTGATGGTGCCGCGCACCGACGACGGACGGGTGCTGTTCGCGGTGCCGTGGCACGACCATGTGGTCATCGGCACCACCGACACCGCCGTGCCGGAAGTCAGCTTGGAGCCGCGTGCTTTGCCTGAAGAAATTGATTTCATTCTCAAAACCGCTTCGCAGTACATGAGTCCAGCTCCCACCCGCGCCGACGTGCAAAGCGTCTACGTGGGCCTGCGCCCGCTGGTCAAGGCGGCACAGGGCAGCGACACCAAAGCCATCTCACGCGACCACGTGATCCGCATTTCTGAAAGCGGCCTGCTGACCCTGACCGGAGGCAAGTGGACGACCTACCGCCGGATGGGCGAGGACGCCGTCAACCGCGCGGCCAAGCTGGCAAATCTGCCCGAACGCCTGACCCTGACGCCGGGCCTGCGCCTACACGGCTGGAGCGAGGATGAGCGGGCCGACCACTGGAAGGTTTACGGCAGTGACGCCGACAAGATTCAGAAGCTGGAAGGCGCGACCACGCCGCTGCACCCCAAGCTGCCGTATATGGAAGCCGAAGTGCGCTGGGCCGCCCAAATGGAACAGGCCCGCACGGTGGAAGATGTGCTCTCGCGGCGCTTGCGGGCGCTGCTGCTGAACGCCCAGTCGAGCATTGAGGCGGCCCCTCGCGTGGCTGAGCTGCTGGCCGAAGAACTCGGCCACGACAAAGCTTGGCAAGCCGCGCAGGTGGAACAGTATCGAGACTTGGCGAAGGGTTACTTGCTGCCTGCCTAA
- the glpK gene encoding glycerol kinase GlpK has translation MPQYILALDQGTTSSRAIVFDQLGNIKAQAQKEFHQLFPRPGLVEHDAQEIWSTQIGVAQEAITQARLRPSDIAAIGITNQRETVVIWERASGKPIHNAIVWQDRRTAGWCDQLKAAGKEELIQQKTGLILDAYFSGTKVKWILDNVQGAREKAEKGELAFGTLDSWLVYNLTGGELHITDASNASRTMLYNIHTGEWDDELLALLDVPRGILPEVRNSSEVYGETAEGLLGSRIKIAGIAGDQQSATFGQACLERGMAKNTYGTGCFLLMNTESDAVPSQNRLLTTVAWQLGGERTYALEGGVFVGGAVVQWLRDGLGIIRSSGDVETLAASVPDSGGVFLVPAFVGLGAPYWDPYARGSMLGLTRGSTAAHIARAALEAVAYQSAELVAAMEKDSGVTLRELRVDGGASNNDLMMQFQADILGVPVVRPKITETTALGAAYLAGLAVGYWQDTSEISAQWQEERRFEPQMEPAERGARLAKWKKAVERSRAWEDADA, from the coding sequence ATGCCTCAGTACATTCTCGCGCTCGATCAAGGCACCACGTCCAGCCGCGCCATCGTGTTTGACCAGTTGGGCAACATCAAAGCGCAGGCCCAAAAAGAGTTTCATCAGCTTTTCCCGCGTCCGGGCTTGGTCGAACACGACGCCCAAGAGATCTGGAGCACCCAAATCGGCGTGGCGCAAGAAGCCATCACGCAGGCCCGCTTGCGTCCTAGCGACATCGCCGCCATTGGCATCACCAACCAGCGCGAAACGGTGGTGATTTGGGAGCGGGCCAGTGGCAAGCCGATTCACAACGCCATCGTCTGGCAAGACCGCCGCACGGCTGGGTGGTGCGACCAGCTCAAAGCGGCGGGCAAAGAGGAATTGATTCAGCAAAAAACTGGGCTGATTCTCGACGCCTACTTTTCCGGCACCAAAGTCAAGTGGATCTTGGACAACGTGCAGGGCGCACGCGAAAAAGCCGAGAAAGGCGAGCTGGCTTTTGGCACCCTCGATTCGTGGCTGGTTTACAACCTGACTGGCGGTGAGTTGCACATCACCGACGCTAGCAACGCTTCGCGCACCATGCTCTACAACATTCACACTGGCGAGTGGGATGACGAACTTCTTGCTCTGCTGGACGTGCCGCGCGGCATTTTACCGGAGGTGCGTAATTCTAGCGAAGTCTACGGCGAGACCGCCGAGGGCTTACTGGGCAGCCGCATCAAAATTGCCGGTATCGCGGGCGATCAGCAGTCAGCCACCTTTGGGCAGGCCTGTCTGGAGCGCGGCATGGCCAAAAACACTTACGGCACCGGCTGCTTTTTGCTGATGAATACCGAAAGCGACGCGGTGCCCAGCCAAAACCGCTTGCTGACCACGGTGGCTTGGCAACTCGGCGGCGAGCGTACCTACGCGCTGGAAGGCGGCGTGTTTGTCGGCGGCGCAGTGGTGCAGTGGCTGCGCGACGGCCTGGGTATCATCCGCAGCAGCGGCGACGTTGAAACGCTGGCGGCCAGCGTGCCGGACAGCGGCGGGGTGTTTTTGGTTCCGGCCTTCGTGGGACTGGGCGCTCCGTACTGGGACCCCTACGCACGCGGCAGCATGCTGGGCCTGACGCGCGGCTCGACCGCCGCCCACATCGCCCGTGCCGCGCTGGAAGCGGTGGCTTACCAAAGCGCCGAACTGGTTGCCGCCATGGAAAAAGACAGCGGCGTGACCCTGAGAGAACTGCGGGTAGACGGCGGGGCCAGCAACAACGACCTGATGATGCAGTTTCAAGCCGACATTCTGGGCGTGCCGGTGGTGCGGCCCAAAATCACCGAAACCACTGCGCTAGGAGCCGCTTACCTGGCAGGCTTGGCGGTGGGATACTGGCAAGACACCAGCGAGATTTCGGCTCAGTGGCAAGAAGAGCGCCGATTTGAGCCGCAGATGGAGCCAGCGGAACGCGGGGCCCGCTTAGCCAAGTGGAAAAAAGCGGTGGAGCGCTCCAGAGCATGGGAAGACGCCGACGCCTGA
- a CDS encoding sugar-binding transcriptional regulator — MANPDHAPPETLPDQAAQAVQVARLYFYQGLTTGQIAAELGVSRPKVSRLLTLAKQSGLVEIRIHDPAEHPQVLEAQLRQRFPGLSPHVVDVPTGSSEAVSLERVSAYSANLLSNTLQSRQIVGLAWGNTVEAVSRALKPRAIPELTFVQLNGSANAEDFMSGFVTDTVARFARNYGGRAQLFPVPTFFDSAETKKMMWQERSVRHVLALQERADVLLYSLGSTEAEMPSYVYTAGYLEAHEEAGLISAGVVGDLATVFFRADGSFEGIPMNARASGPDLGLVRAAPQTICVVAGVGKARALHAALLGGLAKVLVVDEPTARAVLALG, encoded by the coding sequence ATGGCCAACCCAGATCACGCCCCTCCCGAAACGCTGCCCGACCAAGCTGCCCAAGCGGTGCAGGTGGCGCGGCTGTACTTTTATCAGGGCCTGACCACTGGCCAAATTGCTGCCGAACTCGGCGTGTCGCGCCCCAAAGTCTCGCGGCTGCTGACGCTGGCCAAGCAGAGCGGCCTCGTTGAAATTCGGATTCATGACCCCGCCGAGCATCCACAGGTTCTCGAAGCTCAGCTCCGTCAGCGTTTTCCGGGCCTCTCGCCGCATGTGGTGGACGTCCCCACCGGCAGCAGCGAGGCCGTCAGCTTGGAGCGCGTCTCGGCGTACAGCGCCAACTTGCTCAGCAATACCCTCCAATCTCGGCAGATCGTGGGCCTGGCCTGGGGCAACACAGTGGAAGCGGTCAGCCGGGCGCTGAAGCCCCGCGCCATTCCGGAACTTACTTTTGTTCAGCTCAACGGCTCGGCCAACGCCGAGGACTTCATGAGCGGCTTTGTCACCGATACGGTGGCCCGCTTTGCCCGCAATTACGGCGGCAGGGCACAGCTTTTTCCGGTGCCGACTTTTTTCGACAGCGCCGAAACCAAGAAGATGATGTGGCAAGAGCGCAGCGTGCGGCACGTGCTCGCACTCCAAGAGCGGGCCGACGTGCTGCTGTACTCGCTGGGCAGCACCGAGGCTGAAATGCCCAGCTACGTCTACACGGCAGGCTACTTGGAAGCCCACGAGGAAGCTGGACTCATCTCGGCGGGGGTGGTGGGCGACCTTGCCACCGTATTTTTCCGCGCCGACGGCAGCTTTGAAGGCATTCCCATGAACGCGCGGGCCAGCGGCCCCGATTTGGGGTTGGTGCGGGCTGCGCCGCAAACCATCTGCGTGGTGGCCGGTGTCGGCAAAGCCCGCGCCCTGCACGCCGCTTTGCTGGGCGGGCTGGCCAAAGTCTTGGTGGTCGACGAACCTACTGCTCGGGCGGTGCTGGCGCTGGGTTAA
- the trxA gene encoding thioredoxin encodes MKPVELSDSNFKSEIESGLTLVDFWAPWCGPCRMVAPVMEEIAGQYSGKVKVGKLNVDDNQQTAMQFKVMSIPTVILFKDGQPVEGVVGAQPKRAFEQLLNKHVENAVSN; translated from the coding sequence ATGAAACCCGTAGAACTGAGCGACAGCAATTTTAAGAGTGAAATCGAAAGTGGACTGACCTTGGTAGACTTTTGGGCCCCCTGGTGCGGCCCCTGCCGGATGGTCGCCCCCGTCATGGAAGAAATCGCCGGGCAGTACAGCGGCAAAGTCAAAGTCGGCAAGCTCAACGTGGACGACAACCAGCAAACCGCCATGCAGTTTAAGGTCATGAGCATTCCCACCGTGATTTTGTTTAAGGACGGCCAGCCGGTTGAGGGCGTAGTGGGCGCACAGCCCAAGCGGGCCTTCGAGCAACTGCTCAACAAGCACGTCGAGAACGCCGTCAGCAACTGA
- a CDS encoding DUF309 domain-containing protein: MWSAQSSQEWNEGARLFNAGLWWEAHEAWEGRWLIAAGEERAFLQSLILLAAALHRRWGYGSLTHRNFDKAQKYLQALPAEYGGVDLLKLNQDVWAALHQEGQRPQLPLHSNP, translated from the coding sequence ATGTGGTCGGCCCAGAGCAGTCAGGAGTGGAATGAGGGAGCACGGCTGTTTAATGCCGGCCTGTGGTGGGAAGCCCACGAAGCTTGGGAAGGCCGCTGGCTGATCGCTGCCGGTGAGGAGCGGGCGTTCTTGCAGTCCCTGATTTTGCTGGCCGCCGCGCTGCACAGGCGCTGGGGATACGGCAGTCTCACCCACCGCAATTTCGACAAAGCCCAGAAATACCTCCAGGCCTTGCCAGCCGAATACGGCGGCGTTGATTTACTCAAGCTCAATCAGGACGTGTGGGCCGCGCTGCACCAAGAGGGCCAGCGGCCCCAGTTGCCGTTGCATTCAAACCCATAG
- a CDS encoding NYN domain-containing protein, producing MEQPQYLERIGLFIDGANVYAAAKRLGWNFDHRKILEHFASMGRLYNAFYYTAVPTPVDDKQKRFIDALTYMGYTVRTRTLRENTDEHGDTHRRANLDIEIVTDLLTTAGLYDTAVLLTGDGDFERPVEALRLRGKRVVVASIPEMTSYELRNAADEYVDLKDIRASVERPGYRLPSEGGTGNRSEGRFEPRPFYVSSALDSEDDG from the coding sequence ATGGAACAACCACAGTATTTAGAGCGGATTGGACTTTTTATTGATGGAGCAAATGTTTACGCGGCGGCCAAACGGCTGGGCTGGAACTTTGATCACCGCAAGATCTTGGAGCACTTTGCCAGCATGGGGCGGCTCTACAACGCTTTTTATTACACTGCCGTTCCCACGCCGGTCGACGACAAGCAAAAGCGCTTCATCGACGCGCTGACCTATATGGGCTACACCGTGAGAACCCGCACCCTGCGCGAAAATACCGACGAACACGGCGACACCCACCGCCGCGCCAACCTCGACATCGAGATCGTCACCGATTTGCTGACCACCGCCGGCCTCTACGACACTGCCGTGCTGCTGACCGGCGACGGCGATTTCGAGCGCCCCGTCGAAGCGCTGCGGCTGCGCGGCAAGCGGGTGGTGGTCGCCTCGATTCCCGAGATGACCAGTTACGAGCTGCGCAACGCCGCCGACGAATACGTGGATCTCAAAGACATCCGCGCCTCGGTGGAGCGCCCCGGCTACCGCCTCCCCAGCGAGGGCGGGACGGGCAACCGCAGCGAAGGCCGCTTCGAGCCGCGCCCCTTTTATGTGAGCAGCGCTCTGGATTCAGAAGATGACGGCTGA
- the plsX gene encoding phosphate acyltransferase PlsX — protein sequence MTAESEIKAAPDTAASLPIALDAVGGDHGAVPNVEGAVMAAKAGVRVTLVGDQVKLHAELSKHSGISALPLTVVDAPDVIGMDEHASDVRGRKEASINVAAHLVKAGQAAALVSMGHSGATMAASLLILGRLPGIDRPAILTYIPARTGPVALLDAGANADVKASYLAQWAQLASLYLRVIEERENPTVGLLSIGEEAHKGSALTLEAHALLRQQAGINFYGNIEGSDIFKGTTDIVLTDGFTGNIVLKLAEGEARVLLGWVKDALTSSPRAKLGGLLVRDGLRAISERMNPSTYGASILLGVRGLSYIGHGSADAVAVKNALLRASRAHQSRFIERLSEGLAGSNSAQP from the coding sequence ATGACGGCTGAGTCTGAAATCAAGGCAGCACCCGACACCGCTGCAAGTTTACCTATTGCCCTAGACGCTGTCGGCGGCGATCACGGCGCGGTGCCGAACGTGGAAGGCGCGGTGATGGCCGCCAAAGCGGGCGTGCGGGTCACGCTGGTGGGCGATCAGGTCAAGCTGCACGCCGAACTCAGTAAACATTCCGGCATTTCGGCGCTGCCGCTGACAGTCGTTGACGCGCCGGACGTGATCGGAATGGATGAGCACGCCAGCGACGTACGCGGGCGCAAGGAAGCCAGCATCAACGTGGCTGCCCACCTGGTCAAGGCGGGTCAGGCGGCGGCGCTGGTCAGCATGGGCCACAGTGGCGCGACGATGGCCGCCTCACTGCTGATCTTGGGCCGCTTGCCCGGCATCGACCGCCCCGCCATCTTGACCTACATTCCCGCCCGCACCGGGCCGGTGGCGCTGCTCGACGCCGGAGCCAACGCCGACGTGAAAGCCAGTTATCTGGCGCAGTGGGCGCAGCTCGCCAGCTTGTATTTGCGGGTCATCGAGGAGCGCGAGAACCCCACGGTGGGCCTACTCAGCATTGGCGAGGAAGCCCACAAAGGCAGCGCCCTGACTTTGGAAGCCCACGCTCTGCTGAGACAACAAGCCGGCATCAACTTTTACGGCAACATCGAGGGCAGCGACATTTTCAAAGGCACCACCGATATCGTGCTGACCGACGGCTTTACCGGCAATATCGTGCTGAAGCTGGCCGAAGGTGAAGCGCGGGTGCTCCTCGGCTGGGTCAAAGACGCGCTGACTTCCAGCCCGCGTGCCAAGCTGGGCGGCTTGTTGGTGCGCGATGGCCTGCGGGCCATCAGCGAAAGGATGAATCCCAGCACCTACGGCGCGAGTATTTTGCTGGGCGTGCGCGGCCTGAGCTACATCGGTCACGGCAGCGCCGACGCGGTTGCGGTCAAAAACGCTTTGCTGCGGGCTTCACGGGCGCACCAATCGCGCTTCATCGAGCGGCTGAGTGAGGGTTTGGCGGGTTCAAATTCGGCGCAGCCCTGA
- a CDS encoding mechanosensitive ion channel family protein — protein sequence MFDLLVAQLSKPWIWLKVILVLVVVYAVWRFGRLLLRQLTPHIRPGLLVLLRWLWLFTCIFCALAVAVYAVYVPVPILFSAGQIITSWFRASAGQLVVIVALSLIGWRLVGNLSSRIVPGDEFSRRAVRLGTLRGVVDSTLRVIVVLIAAISILQALGINATTLLAGVSVFGLAVGFGAQSLIKDVFNGFFILLEDQYGVGDVITVNSGTLSGEVEKLNLRVTALRALDGTVHIVPNGQINTVSVSSKDWSRVVATVDVTYSANVNEALQVLQKVCDDLYADSEWSGNFLDAPEVQGVTSLAADGVKLRALFKVQPKTQYALQREFNRRIKIAMDQAGIEIPFPQRSISLGDAPISIRLVRSAPKTDLSKQEVDAPHPRPSETRDPEGEDE from the coding sequence ATGTTTGACCTCCTCGTTGCACAACTTTCCAAGCCTTGGATCTGGCTCAAGGTCATTTTGGTTCTGGTGGTGGTCTATGCCGTCTGGCGCTTTGGCCGCCTACTGCTGCGCCAGCTCACCCCTCACATCCGGCCCGGTTTGCTGGTGCTGCTCAGGTGGTTGTGGCTCTTTACCTGCATTTTTTGCGCTCTGGCGGTGGCGGTGTACGCCGTTTATGTGCCGGTGCCGATTTTGTTTAGCGCGGGCCAGATCATCACGTCTTGGTTCAGGGCCAGCGCCGGACAGTTGGTGGTCATCGTGGCGCTGAGCTTGATCGGCTGGCGTTTGGTGGGCAATTTGTCGTCGCGGATCGTACCGGGCGACGAATTCAGCCGCCGGGCGGTGCGCCTCGGCACGCTGCGCGGCGTGGTCGACAGCACGCTGCGCGTCATCGTGGTGCTGATCGCCGCCATCAGCATCTTGCAGGCGCTGGGCATCAACGCCACCACCTTGCTGGCGGGCGTCTCGGTCTTCGGTCTGGCGGTGGGCTTCGGAGCGCAGAGCTTAATCAAAGACGTCTTCAACGGCTTTTTCATTCTGCTTGAAGACCAGTACGGGGTGGGCGACGTGATTACGGTTAACAGCGGCACCCTCAGCGGCGAGGTGGAAAAGCTGAACTTGCGGGTTACGGCCCTGCGTGCCCTCGACGGCACGGTGCATATCGTGCCCAACGGCCAGATCAACACCGTGAGCGTCAGCAGCAAGGACTGGTCGCGGGTGGTGGCCACTGTAGACGTGACCTACAGCGCCAACGTCAACGAGGCCTTGCAGGTTTTGCAAAAAGTTTGCGACGACCTTTACGCCGATTCCGAATGGAGCGGCAACTTTCTGGACGCTCCCGAGGTTCAGGGCGTCACCAGTCTGGCCGCCGACGGCGTAAAGCTGCGGGCGCTCTTCAAGGTGCAGCCCAAAACCCAGTACGCTTTGCAGCGCGAATTCAACCGCCGCATCAAAATCGCCATGGATCAGGCCGGCATCGAAATACCCTTTCCGCAGCGCTCGATCAGTCTGGGCGACGCGCCGATTTCTATTCGGTTGGTGCGGAGCGCCCCCAAAACGGATCTCAGCAAGCAGGAAGTGGACGCCCCGCACCCGCGCCCCAGCGAAACCCGCGACCCGGAAGGCGAAGACGAGTGA
- a CDS encoding AAA family ATPase: MSAPNPSAPDPSASSLGAALIATGYLPSAALGTALRLVTLLGKPLLLEGPAGVGKTQAAKALAQALGTRLIRLQCYEGLDAQSALYEWNYPRQLLHLRLLEGQHALETNPETEQDLYRPEFLLRRPLLEAITQDAPPVLLIDEVDRADEAFEAFLLELLAEWQISIPELGTISATHRPHVILTSNRERDLSDALRRRCLYLWVDYPTPEAELAIVRARLPNVEASLAQQVVNAAAYLRALPLSKTPGIAETLDWVEALVALHRDALTPETVEETLGCVIKLREDQAVVRQKLQGLMTAALQQL, from the coding sequence ATGTCTGCCCCCAATCCCAGCGCCCCTGATCCCAGTGCATCCAGCCTTGGCGCAGCCCTGATCGCCACTGGTTATTTGCCCTCAGCAGCACTCGGCACGGCGCTGCGCCTCGTGACCTTGCTGGGCAAGCCACTGCTGCTCGAAGGCCCCGCCGGAGTGGGCAAGACGCAGGCCGCCAAAGCACTGGCACAGGCGCTGGGCACCCGGCTGATTCGGCTGCAATGCTATGAGGGCCTAGACGCGCAGTCTGCCCTCTACGAATGGAATTATCCGCGCCAGTTGCTTCATCTGCGCCTCTTGGAAGGCCAGCACGCCCTGGAAACGAACCCAGAAACTGAGCAGGATTTGTACCGCCCAGAATTTTTGCTGCGCCGCCCACTTTTGGAGGCCATTACCCAAGACGCCCCGCCCGTCTTGCTGATTGACGAGGTGGACCGCGCCGACGAAGCTTTCGAGGCTTTTTTGCTCGAACTGCTGGCCGAGTGGCAAATCAGTATTCCCGAACTCGGCACCATCAGCGCCACGCACCGCCCCCACGTCATCCTGACCAGCAACCGCGAGCGCGACCTGAGTGACGCCCTGCGCCGCCGCTGCCTGTATTTGTGGGTGGATTACCCCACGCCGGAAGCTGAACTGGCCATCGTGCGTGCCCGTTTGCCGAACGTGGAGGCCAGCCTCGCCCAGCAAGTCGTGAACGCGGCAGCGTATTTGCGGGCCTTGCCGCTGAGCAAAACCCCCGGCATTGCCGAAACGCTCGACTGGGTGGAAGCGTTGGTGGCGCTCCATAGGGACGCGCTGACCCCCGAGACCGTGGAGGAAACGCTAGGCTGCGTGATCAAGCTGCGCGAAGACCAAGCGGTGGTGCGCCAGAAATTACAGGGCTTGATGACAGCGGCACTGCAACAACTTTGA